In Panicum virgatum strain AP13 chromosome 5K, P.virgatum_v5, whole genome shotgun sequence, the genomic window ACAGCGGCGGTGGACGGGGTCGCAGGTGGTGAGCGTGGCGCAGCGTCTCGCCGGCGACCCTGCCCAGCCCCAGTTCGATCCCCTGCTCGTGCAGTCGTGCAGGGAGAATGAAGGAACAAGATGACGAGTGGACCCCACTCGTCGGTGAAAGATGGAGAGGGCTGAGTGGTGTACTGTGAATGACATGCTGGTGCGctaggggtattttggtctttACACAGCCACTTAACTGGGACTTAACTGGAGAGATAACGGTAGGGCCATAGAAGGGAACGAAAATTAAAAGAAGATCAAAAAAGGCGTTTCAGTTTTCCAGGGCCATAGAAGGAACTTTCATTTGTTCCAGGACCTTAGAAGGAATTTTCCCCAGAATTTGGCCCCCATAGCACGAATTGATTCGGTTTGGGGGTTTTCCATCTATTTTCTCAATTTTgcatcttttcccttttcttttcctttcccagcCCACTTGAAATTCCAATCTTGCCCCTACCCCTTGGACACCTTATCTCTCTCACGATTGAATCAGGCCACGGACCTCTCGTTCTTTCTCGTCAAGGACGATGCTCATCCTGGCCGGCGTTCTCCCATCCGCCGCTGCCGTCCCTCTCCCATCCAGCGCTCTCCCATGTCGCTCCTCCCGTTGCACCTCTCGAGCCCCCCTCGTTCCATTATTGGGCATGTCACAGCCATCCGGAGCCGCGAGCAGCGGTGCTAGGGTTaggcgcggccgggcggcgcttgCTGCCGCGCCAGCAATGCTACTTGGTGTTGTACCACCGCCTCCCCTTGTTGTGCACCCGCCGCTTCTCCTTGTTgttgcgccgccgcgctccctaGCCTCCGCCCATATTCGACCATGTGATTGAGTACTGATTGATTTCAGTTTAATATGCAGGTGCCTAGTTCATGTCTCAAGAAGAGTATATGAAGCTTATCTCCTGGAGGAAGAAATTTACTGGGCAAAATCTTTTGGTGAAATGCCGTCCCCGAATTAATGCATGGATTGGAAAAGCTACATATGGGATTAGACGAGGTCAAGAAGGAGATGATAGCGATGAACAATAGGGAGCCTACAATAAATAGATGATGTGCTGCTTGTACTGAAGTAGAATTCATATATTGTTTCCCTATCATGAAAAGATGGTAGACTGAAAAGTATGGGTGGAGGAAATCTTCCATCTTAGGATTTCTTGTAGTAATTATGAGTGCCAAAGCATGTGGGCACGACTTTCCTGAAACCTGCCACTCCCTACCGGAGCATGTTTGATTCTTCAGATTCACCACCTGTCTTATGACCTTGTGGGTAGTAGTAATTTCAGTCACCTCAGCTTCATCCCTACCACCTTCTTGAACCTTCGAGTGTCCTAATTGCCTGCTCAGTACATTAAGTTGTCGAACAACAATTGGAAGCATAGTGTGGCCTTGAAGCTTTTCACCTATTTTTCTCCTTCTTGCAAAGAGTTCCATGACCTTGGACCTTAGAGTGTCTGCAAGCTCAGCTACTGGAAGGTCTTTAATATCCTTGACCCATATATTCCAAACATCTGCAGCattgttggcaatatgatcacACTTGATCTCTTCTGAAAATTTGCTCCTCATCCAGATCAGACTATGATATTAGTCCAAATATGGCTTGACCTTTTTACTTGCTGTATACATCTTATTCATTAAATACGCATGATATTCTGGTTGATATGTCTTGGCAGCAGGATACATCCTACCATATGTTGGACCTTGAAACCTTTTACcaaatttttttatcaaatgAGAAAAGCACTATCTATGCTCAGCCCAAGGGTACACTTCATTTATTGCATTCTCTATGCCCTTGCAAGCATCTGAACTTATAGCTAAGTAAGGCAGGTTGCCAATTGACTTTTGTAGTTGCTGCAAAAACCAAGTCCAATTATCTGTTGTCtccttctcaaaaaaaaaaaccaaatgCAATTGGAAAAATCCAATTGTGTCCATCTAATGCAACTGCTGAAGGCAAGTGGCCATCCCATCTGCCATTAAGAGCTGTGGAATCTATACTCAAGTATGGTCTGCAACCATTTAGGAACCCATCAATGCTTGGTTTGAAGCAACAAAAGAATCTATGGAAGTACACACCATCATCTTTATTTATGTCATGTATCTCTACCACACTCCCAGGCATTTTCAGCTCTACCTCTGCCTTGAAGTTGAACAATAAAGCAAAACTTTCCTCCCAGGTGCCAAAAAATTTTTCTGCTGCAATTTGCCTACCAGACCACACTGTTCCATATCCTATCGTGACATTATATTTTTCCTCCAACTCTTTTTGCAGTTTCTTTGCACCCATGTTAGCATCCTTCTTTAGAAAGGGAATGGCCTTCTCTGCTACCCAATGGTATGAAGCCATCTTAGTCCTAACTCTTGCAGTAGATGCACAAAAATGATCTCCTTTATTTAAAGTAACCTGCAAAATTGGATAAATATTAATTACAATACTAAATATGCTCCTTATTTGATacctatatataaatataaatataaacaaAAAATGTATATTATACCCTGACTTGCTTCTCATCATGCATCAACCTAGCCACAATAGCCCATGGACATCCTGCCGCTTTGCAATAGCCCCTAAACTTGTCTTTACAAGATTTCTCTGTTCCCAGCTCAAATTATCCCTTTATACCATGTTGCCTTACTGCTGCCCTTAATTCATTCATACAAGCATAGATGGTTCCTACTTTTATTGGAGGATCTTCCATGTCATAAACAACTGACTCCTCTCCAGGAATTATATCATCAACAAGTAATTCTGGACCTTCTAGTTCCATATTCAAAAGAGCAGACCCATTTGCAGCTTCCTTTTCAGCTGCAATCCTTGCTCTCTCATCCTCTGCTCTCAGCCCAACAAATTCATACATAGCATCTTCGTCCATCAATCTGATAGGAGCATGTCTGTTCTTCTGGAATTGGCTCTATCTCTATGATGTCCCAGTCTATCACATTTCCAACATCTGTAGGATCCGTTGAATATACTTGTGTCCCAACATTGTCAGACACTACGTTACTCATGGCTCCCTCTGTAACAGTAGACTTACAAAGTATTTGTCCAGACTTGTCCTCGACATCAACAAAAAGCATCAACTTTTTTTTCTGCAATTCTTTCAAAGAATGCCGGTGATAAAGCTGCATCATCACCCAAATTTCTTTCCCCACCGGTACACATATCAAATTCAGATATCACAGGGTGTTGGGAGCTTCCCCAAGTCACTCTTTCAGCCAAGTCTTTTTCTAAAGATAACATGGTGTAGCAGCGGTAGTCTACAATCCATTCATAGCATTTTCGAGGCACATCAACAGAGCTACCATTATCCATCTTTGCTAAGAACTGTGAAATCTGGACCGACAATCTAAACGTAGCATCCGGGTCAATCCTACCGTGTACAGAAAAAACAAGTACACGGATCAGTAAGTTCAATCCTAATCGACATTTTTCGTCAAGGATGCGTCCTTCCCCCAAATCGAACCAAACTGAAACTATATGGAACCCGACCGATAGAGTGATTAGGGAGTGCGGTCTTACCCGGGAGGCACATCAGAGGGATCCATGGAGTCCATTCAGCCCGTTCCGATCGCCCGCATCTGCTGGTTGCGTTCCTCCCCAGGAACCCTAGTAGCGAcgcaagaaagagagagagagagagagagagagagagagagattcaatTGTGTATCGCTGGGAACAGATTCAATCGTGAGAGAGCCAAAGGGGCAGGGATAGGATTGGAAATTCAGGTAGGCtgtgaaagaaaaagaaaaggaaaaagaggcgTAATTGAGAAAATAGATGGAAAACCCATGAACTGAATCAATTCGTGTGTTGGGGGTTAAATTCTGAAAGGCACATGAATTGAGTCCCAAATCTTGGAAGGCAGTCGTATTTGATCCAAATCCTGAAATTTCTCAGTAGAAGGCCACTGAACCATGAGCTAAGTGGGCCTGGAAGCACAGAGGCCTAAATTATCAAATTGTTAGGCCTACTGCGCTAAGTGGGCCTGGAACCATGCGCGTGTAGAGGCACAATGCAAGATTGGTCCTTGGTCAATTGGTGTTgtttaaaaatccaaaaaaaaattggtattCTTTTGAAAAGTGCAAATTGGGTGCACGAGGAAATCTACAAATCGTTGGATGCTATTTGGCGATTCTATCAGTATTGCAAAGAGAAGAAATGCTGTTAAATTTAGTAGAAAGGTACCAGGTCCGCTTTCCTAGTTTTCCCTACATGTGCGCGCATGCGTATGCTTGAAGTTCTCCATGAATCATTGGACATTGCAATCCTACCAGGTCTCTGCATCCTTCGTCTCGCCTAACCCGAGAAAGAAAATTTCGATATCTTCTTTCTGCGTACCTGCAAACTACCGATCGAGCGAGGAACGCTGCAATTCCCCAATTGTGGGAATCAAGCAGCTTATCAAGCACGATGAATTCGGTAGGATAATTCTTCCCTTTTTTCCATGATGAATCGCAGTGTCAAATGGAACATGCACTAGAGCAACATATTTACACCATCGCATCATCCACATATCACACAATACACAAGACCAATTCAATCCAGCTCGATTGTAAATGCGTTAGCGATTGCGAGATGGAGACGAAGAGGCACGGAGCGCACGAACAGGGAGGGAAGCGGGGAATCGACCGACCGGTGGGAAGGGAGGGAAAGAGAAGAGAGTCACAAGGCGGCGAGGCCGAGGAAGTCGACGGCGGTGAACTCCGGGAAGCTGatgacgccgtcgccgtcggtgtCGGCCTCGCGCATCATGTCGGTGAGCTCGGCGTAGCAGATGGGGTGGCCCAGGCGCGCCATGGAGcgcgcgagctcggcggcggagaTGAAGCCGTTGCCGTCGCGGTCGAAGGCGCGGAAGGCCTCGGCGAGCTGCGCCtggtcgacggcgacggcggggcggcAGGGCCCCAGGAGCAGCGGTGCGAGGGAGGAGGCGAGCTCGTCGAACTCCACGGTGCCGTTGCCGTCGGCGTCCATGGCGGCGATGAGCGCGTGGATCTCgtccccggcggcggggcggaggcccAGGGAGCGGAGCAGCGCCGCGAGCTCCAGCAACGTGAGGCTCCCGTCGCGGTCCAGGTCGAAGCGGAGGAAGAGCTCGCGGAGCTGGCGGAGCTGCTCGTCGCGgagccgcgcgcgcccgccggccgccggggccggggaggggtccctgcccttcgcggcgccggcgccgtggaagGGCATGGACGCCGAGCGCCtggggcggtgggcggcggcgggcatggcGTCGCGCGGCTgggcggccgcgcggcggaAGCTTTGCATGCCGTTGCGTGGCCCCCTGGCGACAGGATGGATATGATCGGGAGGTCTCTCGTGGGCGctccgttggggggggggggggggggggggggcgttttGACGACAGGATGGATATTTGTTTGCTGCTGCGTTTCGACCCAGCTAGGGGGCGCGCTCAAATTGGATGGTTTCCTCCCTGCGGCAACCAAACCGTGGTTGTTGACGAACATTGGTCTGTGTTGGGAAAGTGATTGGGTATGTATTTCCTCCGTGAAAAGTGGCACAGGTGAGAAAACTGCATTCTCACGATACGTGCCACAGGACTGGGTCGGTGTACCCAATCAAAATGGTTAACAAGACATTTCTTCCATAAATAACACTAGAAAAGTTATCAGCGCTCACCGTAAAGAGCAGTACAATCAGCCCTGACCGCGAAATGCCAACGACCAACAACGGATGCTTTACCAAGCAAAATAAAAGTGACACCAAACGACGGCGATTTATAAGAACCAATAGTGTCACCCGTATTCATTGTTTGACATCCTATTCAAGATTGAAATATCCAATCGAATCCTATGGACAGTTCGCTAAATAGCTATTGCACGTTGTAAGAAATTTATCAGGTGGTATTATGCCTTCAATAGTTCAGTGAGACATGAACAGAGAACATGACCGTGACCATTCATCAGAACAGAATGCTATGCAAACGGTACGCTGAACATCTTGTAAAAAACTGAAGGGCATGCTCTGTTTAAGGATGTTTCCTCTGTAGCAAGGATACCCAGGATTCATGCTCTTCTACCTCAGCCACCATCTTTGAACTGCCGAAATGGGCGTGTTGAGGAACGGCGCATAGCGATAAATGTAGGGGTTTACGGCCCGGCCTATTCTTGCCCATACACTCTGGTGGTAGCTGGATGTGACAGGAGCATGATACATAAGCTTCAACAGCTGTACGAAAGAAATGTCCAAAAATGTTAGCTAGGTATTGAAGTTCTACCTAGTctttgtaaataaaaaaaccaaGAGTCAACAATAAGTACAATTCATGATATATAATTTAATTATTACTCCACTGCTTATGCAAGATAtcaagaatttgatttcttTAGAGTGTACTAAACAGATTAACAAAACTGGTATATATGAACAACTACTTCTCAGAAGTTTGAACTTTGAGGTACAAGTCATAGACTCACAGTGGGAAAACAGTCCTAATATTCTCCCAAACTACTAAAGGAGGGGGTAACAAAATgaggagaaaaggaaaaccatTTGTCCAGAGCAGTATAACTCACATGAAAGTACATAAATGTCTGGATTATGTTGCGTCTCGACCTGCATGAGCAGAATGATAAAACATCTAAGGTAAGCTCAtataaggggggggggggagggggggggaaCTTATACAGATATTAGTTCTTTGAGAAATAAATGCACGCACGAGAAAAGTGAGATGATCATGAGAAACCCCAGGGTGATTT contains:
- the LOC120707325 gene encoding probable calcium-binding protein CML12; its protein translation is MQSFRRAAAQPRDAMPAAAHRPRRSASMPFHGAGAAKGRDPSPAPAAGGRARLRDEQLRQLRELFLRFDLDRDGSLTLLELAALLRSLGLRPAAGDEIHALIAAMDADGNGTVEFDELASSLAPLLLGPCRPAVAVDQAQLAEAFRAFDRDGNGFISAAELARSMARLGHPICYAELTDMMREADTDGDGVISFPEFTAVDFLGLAAL